Proteins from one Paraburkholderia sp. BL10I2N1 genomic window:
- the cyaY gene encoding iron donor protein CyaY, protein MSDSEYLTRAEAVLAAVERAIDDMDADIELERSGNVLTLEFANRTKIIVNLQPPMKEIWIAAKAGGFHFRFVDGAWRDTRSSTEFFAALSDYATQQAGEPVTFKP, encoded by the coding sequence ATGTCCGACAGTGAATACCTGACCCGCGCCGAGGCCGTTCTGGCCGCCGTGGAGCGCGCAATCGACGATATGGATGCCGATATCGAACTCGAACGAAGCGGCAATGTTCTGACGCTCGAATTCGCGAACCGGACGAAGATCATCGTGAATCTTCAACCGCCGATGAAAGAGATCTGGATCGCGGCAAAAGCCGGCGGCTTCCATTTCCGGTTCGTCGACGGTGCCTGGCGTGACACGCGCAGCAGCACCGAGTTTTTTGCTGCGTTGTCGGACTACGCGACGCAACAGGCCGGCGAACCGGTGACGTTCAAGCCCTGA
- a CDS encoding lipoprotein, which translates to MRVVFRMSAIVAALAILAGAALGGCGQRGALYLPTVPPLPPKPSAQTQPASPNEVPGTASDAAPASAAVFGTVPDTSGNALSLSPDTELRTTPGSGETPSTVHPASGASTDQ; encoded by the coding sequence ATGCGAGTCGTATTCAGGATGAGCGCGATTGTAGCGGCTTTGGCAATTCTCGCAGGCGCTGCACTCGGTGGTTGCGGACAACGCGGCGCGCTCTACTTGCCTACTGTTCCGCCGCTGCCACCGAAACCCAGCGCACAGACGCAGCCGGCTTCGCCCAACGAAGTACCTGGAACCGCTTCAGACGCAGCGCCTGCATCTGCTGCTGTCTTCGGTACTGTGCCTGATACGTCAGGTAACGCGCTTTCGTTGTCGCCGGATACCGAGCTTCGCACGACACCAGGTTCAGGCGAAACGCCTTCGACCGTACACCCGGCTTCCGGTGCGTCCACCGATCAATAA
- the lysA gene encoding diaminopimelate decarboxylase, whose protein sequence is MTSSAFAYVDGVLHAEGVPVVSLAERFGTPLYVYSRAALTAAWQAYAGACAGRRAAIHVAVKANSNLSVLNVFARLGAGFDIVSGGELARVLAAGGKAENVVFSGVGKSADEMREALAAGVKCFNVESIPELDRLNEVAGSMSRKAPVSLRVNPDVDAKTHPYISTGLKSNKFGVAFDDARTTYRAAAAMPNLEVVGIDCHIGSQITEVEPYLDAIDKLLELVEQIESDGVKIRHIDVGGGLGITYDDETPPDIGVFVRTLLDRIEERGHGHREVYFEPGRSLVGNAGVLLTRVEFLKPGAEKNFAIVDAAMNDLARPAMYEAFHKIEPAVKRDTEAHVYDVVGPVCESGDWLGRERQLAVEAGDLLVIRSAGAYGFVMSSNYNTRPRAAEVMVDGDKVHVARVREEVAQLFAGESVLPG, encoded by the coding sequence ATGACTTCATCCGCATTTGCTTACGTCGACGGCGTCCTGCACGCCGAAGGCGTGCCCGTCGTCTCGCTCGCCGAACGGTTCGGCACGCCGCTCTACGTCTATTCGCGCGCGGCGCTCACCGCGGCGTGGCAAGCCTACGCGGGTGCCTGCGCGGGACGTCGCGCAGCCATTCACGTTGCCGTGAAAGCAAACAGCAACCTCTCCGTCCTCAACGTGTTCGCACGCCTCGGCGCAGGTTTTGACATCGTATCCGGCGGCGAACTCGCACGCGTACTGGCAGCCGGCGGCAAAGCGGAGAATGTCGTGTTTTCTGGCGTCGGCAAAAGCGCGGACGAAATGCGTGAAGCGCTTGCGGCTGGAGTGAAGTGCTTCAACGTTGAATCGATTCCCGAGCTGGATCGCCTGAACGAAGTGGCCGGTTCGATGAGCAGGAAGGCGCCCGTGTCCCTGCGCGTGAATCCTGACGTCGACGCGAAAACGCACCCGTACATTTCCACCGGCCTCAAGTCGAACAAGTTTGGCGTCGCGTTCGACGACGCGCGCACAACCTATCGCGCCGCCGCTGCCATGCCAAATCTTGAAGTCGTCGGGATCGACTGCCACATCGGTTCGCAGATCACTGAAGTCGAGCCCTATCTCGACGCGATCGACAAGCTGCTCGAACTCGTCGAACAGATCGAATCGGATGGGGTGAAGATTCGCCACATTGATGTGGGCGGCGGCCTTGGCATCACGTACGACGATGAAACGCCGCCGGACATCGGCGTATTTGTGCGCACGCTGCTCGACCGGATCGAAGAACGCGGTCACGGTCATCGTGAAGTGTATTTCGAGCCAGGCCGGTCGCTAGTCGGCAATGCGGGCGTGCTGCTCACGCGCGTGGAATTCCTGAAGCCGGGCGCGGAGAAGAACTTCGCGATCGTCGACGCGGCAATGAACGACCTCGCCAGGCCGGCAATGTACGAAGCCTTCCACAAGATCGAACCGGCCGTGAAGCGCGATACCGAAGCGCACGTGTATGACGTCGTCGGGCCGGTCTGCGAAAGCGGCGACTGGCTCGGCCGCGAGCGGCAACTCGCCGTCGAAGCGGGTGACCTTCTGGTGATCCGCTCGGCGGGCGCCTATGGTTTCGTGATGAGTTCGAACTACAACACGCGCCCGCGTGCCGCGGAAGTCATGGTCGATGGTGACAAGGTACACGTTGCACGCGTGCGCGAAGAAGTCGCGCAACTATTTGCTGGCGAGTCGGTTCTGCCAGGCTGA
- the msrQ gene encoding protein-methionine-sulfoxide reductase heme-binding subunit MsrQ gives MAIDTQSVADSGPLRAGPAAARRPAAGGSRWIVPAKVAVFVAAWYPLARIVFFGLTDRLGANPIEFVTRSTGLWTLVFLCITLAVTPLRRLSGLNALARFRRMLGLYAFFYATLHFTTYIWFDKWFDVAAMLKDIGKRPFITVGFAAFVLLIPLAVTSPKAMVRKLGRRWQTLHRAIYLIGVLAILHFWWMKAGKHDLLLPRIYGAIVIALLGWRLVEWLRGRMAMRGVNDEIERRR, from the coding sequence ATGGCTATCGATACGCAATCTGTCGCCGATTCAGGCCCCCTCCGTGCCGGACCTGCGGCTGCGCGGCGTCCCGCAGCCGGCGGCAGCCGCTGGATTGTGCCGGCAAAAGTCGCCGTGTTTGTGGCGGCGTGGTATCCGCTCGCACGCATTGTCTTCTTCGGTCTGACGGACCGTCTCGGCGCGAATCCGATCGAATTCGTCACGCGTTCGACCGGTCTCTGGACGCTCGTTTTCCTTTGCATCACGCTCGCTGTCACACCACTGCGACGGCTGTCGGGCTTGAACGCGCTGGCGCGCTTTCGCCGCATGCTCGGCCTCTATGCATTCTTCTACGCGACGCTGCACTTCACGACTTATATCTGGTTCGACAAGTGGTTCGATGTCGCGGCGATGCTGAAAGACATCGGCAAGCGTCCGTTCATCACCGTAGGCTTTGCCGCGTTCGTGCTGCTGATCCCGCTGGCTGTGACGTCGCCGAAGGCAATGGTGCGCAAGCTCGGGCGTCGTTGGCAGACGTTGCACCGGGCGATCTATTTAATCGGCGTGCTGGCAATCCTGCACTTCTGGTGGATGAAGGCGGGCAAGCACGATCTGCTGCTGCCCAGGATCTACGGTGCGATCGTCATTGCGTTGCTGGGCTGGCGACTGGTCGAGTGGCTGCGTGGTCGGATGGCGATGCGCGGTGTCAACGACGAGATCGAGCGACGGCGCTGA
- the msrP gene encoding protein-methionine-sulfoxide reductase catalytic subunit MsrP: MWIKRNERIRLSGDDIPRSEITPRPIFENRRRILQAAGAAAMGGLIGVNGEALAAYTSPDGKAQKLPAKTNPKLVVPDKVTPFKDITTYNNFYEFGTDKGDPAQNAGTLRPRPWRVSVEGEVKNAKVYDIDDLLKLAPLEERVYRHRCVEGWSMVIPWVGVSLSELIKRAQPTGNAKYVQFITLADPSQMPGLSQPILDWPYSEGLRMDEAMNPLTLLTMGVYGQVLPNQNGAPVRVVVPWKYGFKSAKSLVKIRFVDKQPPTSWNTYASQEYGFYSNVNPNVDHPRWSQATERRIGEDGFFTPKRKTLMFNGYGDQVASLYQGMDLKKNF, from the coding sequence ATGTGGATCAAACGAAACGAGCGGATTCGACTCAGCGGGGATGACATCCCGCGCAGCGAAATTACGCCGCGTCCGATATTCGAGAACCGTCGGCGCATTCTGCAGGCCGCCGGTGCAGCAGCAATGGGGGGACTGATCGGCGTCAATGGTGAGGCGCTGGCCGCGTACACGTCGCCGGACGGAAAGGCGCAGAAGCTCCCGGCCAAAACGAACCCGAAACTCGTCGTGCCGGACAAGGTCACGCCGTTCAAGGACATCACGACCTACAACAACTTCTACGAATTCGGCACCGACAAGGGGGACCCCGCGCAGAACGCCGGGACACTGCGACCGCGGCCGTGGCGCGTGAGCGTCGAAGGCGAGGTGAAGAACGCCAAAGTCTACGATATCGACGACCTGCTAAAGCTGGCGCCGCTTGAGGAACGGGTGTATCGGCATCGTTGTGTCGAAGGCTGGTCGATGGTAATTCCGTGGGTTGGCGTGTCGCTGTCGGAACTGATCAAGCGTGCGCAGCCGACGGGCAACGCGAAATACGTGCAGTTCATCACGCTGGCCGACCCGTCGCAGATGCCGGGTCTGTCGCAGCCAATACTCGACTGGCCGTATTCAGAAGGCCTGCGGATGGACGAAGCGATGAATCCGCTGACGCTCCTTACGATGGGCGTCTACGGCCAGGTGCTGCCGAACCAGAACGGTGCGCCGGTGCGGGTCGTCGTGCCCTGGAAGTACGGCTTCAAGAGCGCGAAATCGCTGGTGAAAATCCGCTTTGTCGACAAACAACCGCCGACCAGCTGGAACACGTACGCTTCGCAGGAGTACGGTTTCTATTCGAACGTGAACCCGAATGTCGACCACCCGCGCTGGAGCCAGGCGACCGAGCGGCGTATCGGCGAGGATGGTTTCTTCACGCCGAAGCGCAAGACGCTGATGTTCAACGGTTACGGCGACCAGGTTGCGTCGCTCTATCAGGGCATGGACCTGAAGAAGAACTTCTGA
- the ccsB gene encoding c-type cytochrome biogenesis protein CcsB, with protein MDLSQVSSSPPTSSRRSGLADMADHAALLDDRPFLKRLGVFDWLFALAMVAGAGFALSRYYPYMNYYDKLVLVCAVPVFVVLGWRWKPARLLIAGIAVLSLFAIQLYHGDLARADNAFFLKYFLSSQSAILWMSSLFVLATLFYWIGMLSRSATGAAIGSKMTWAAVLMGFVGLMVRWYESYLIGADVGHIPISNLYEVFVLFSLITALFYLYYEQHYSTRALGAFVLLVISAAVGFLMWYSIARDAQQIQPLVPALQSWWMKIHVPANFIGYGSFALSAMVGVAYLMKQRGVLADRLPALEVLDDVMYKSIAVGFAFFTIATILGALWAAEAWGGYWSWDPKETWALIVWLNYAAWLHMRLMKGLRGHVAAWWALTGLLVTTFAFLGVNMFLSGLHSYGKL; from the coding sequence ATGGACTTGTCTCAGGTTTCTTCATCCCCCCCTACGTCTTCGCGTCGCAGCGGCCTCGCCGATATGGCGGATCACGCAGCGCTCCTTGACGATCGTCCGTTTTTGAAGCGTCTTGGCGTTTTCGACTGGCTGTTCGCGCTTGCGATGGTTGCCGGTGCGGGTTTTGCGCTTTCGCGGTATTACCCGTACATGAATTATTACGACAAGCTGGTGCTGGTGTGCGCTGTGCCGGTTTTCGTGGTGCTCGGCTGGCGCTGGAAGCCCGCGCGTCTGCTGATCGCGGGTATCGCCGTGCTGTCGCTGTTTGCCATCCAGCTGTATCACGGCGATCTCGCCCGTGCGGATAACGCGTTCTTCCTGAAATATTTCCTGTCGAGCCAGTCGGCGATCCTGTGGATGAGTTCGCTGTTCGTCCTCGCGACGCTCTTCTACTGGATCGGCATGCTGTCGCGCTCGGCGACGGGCGCCGCGATCGGCTCGAAGATGACCTGGGCCGCCGTGCTGATGGGCTTCGTCGGGCTGATGGTGCGCTGGTACGAGTCATACCTGATCGGTGCGGACGTCGGCCATATTCCCATCTCGAACCTCTACGAAGTGTTCGTGCTGTTCAGCCTGATCACGGCGCTCTTCTACCTGTACTACGAGCAGCACTACAGCACGCGTGCGCTCGGCGCATTCGTGCTGCTCGTGATCAGCGCGGCCGTCGGCTTCCTGATGTGGTATTCGATCGCGCGCGACGCACAGCAGATCCAGCCGCTCGTGCCCGCGCTGCAAAGCTGGTGGATGAAGATCCACGTCCCGGCCAACTTCATCGGTTATGGCAGCTTCGCGTTGTCGGCAATGGTGGGTGTGGCGTACCTGATGAAGCAGCGCGGCGTGCTGGCGGACCGCCTGCCGGCGCTGGAAGTGCTCGATGACGTCATGTACAAGTCGATTGCGGTTGGTTTCGCATTCTTCACGATTGCGACGATTCTCGGCGCGCTGTGGGCGGCCGAAGCGTGGGGCGGCTACTGGAGCTGGGACCCGAAGGAAACGTGGGCGCTGATCGTCTGGCTGAACTACGCAGCCTGGCTGCATATGCGGCTCATGAAGGGCCTGCGCGGCCACGTCGCCGCCTGGTGGGCGCTGACGGGGCTGCTGGTCACCACGTTCGCCTTCCTCGGCGTGAATATGTTCCTGTCGGGGCTGCATAGCTACGGAAAACTGTAA
- a CDS encoding cytochrome c biogenesis protein ResB, with translation MSVTTSGLQLKSGHRAMRRAVELLSSMRFAIAMLVILAIASVIGTVLTQDDPYPNYVNQFGPFWADIFRSLSLYNVYSAWWFMLILGFLIVSVSLCVIRNAPKMIADMKSWKVKVREGSLRAFHHKGEFAAHGTRAQTAALLTKLSGKLGYKFVTRETDGATLIAAKRGAMTRIGYIFAHLAIVVICLGGLLDSNLPIKLQMWLFDKTPIRSNTVINDIPPEHRMSQSNPTFRGYAWVPEGQHVSTAILNQQDGSLIQDLPFSIELNKFIVDYYSTGMPKLFASDIVVIDHKTGARIPARVEVNKPFEYDGVSIYQSSFQDGGSQMQMTAYPMTGNTAKTEPFGGAIGGTAPLIASTPGADGQTVEFTDFRAINVENISNGSGANDVRGVAAHHSLKEAFDERLGSGAKSSKPMDLHNVGPSVQYKVRDKDGQAREYNNYMLPVDVNGERMFLAGMRTNPDDPFRYLRIPADAGGTVKEWMNLRATLENPTMRAQAAHRFAQRSVPGSNQELQQHLEESASRVLTLFAGADETEGKASNRQIVGGFQAIAAFIDHSIPKAEQEKAAGLLLRMLEGSMWDLWQLSREQAGEPDVKPDADATRFVQSSINALSDSFLYGSPVYLQLDSFKQIQASVFQLTRAPGKKVVYLGSLLLVLGIFSMFYVRERRLWFWLKDTEHGVNVVMAMSSARKTLDFEREFAQTRDAVGVVLGVNPTDASAATAPEGAPKSAGSHDSTR, from the coding sequence ATGAGCGTCACCACGTCGGGTTTGCAGTTGAAGTCGGGCCACCGCGCGATGCGCAGAGCGGTCGAGTTGTTGAGTTCGATGCGCTTCGCCATTGCAATGCTCGTGATTCTTGCGATCGCGAGCGTTATCGGCACCGTTCTCACCCAGGACGATCCATATCCCAACTACGTCAATCAGTTCGGCCCTTTCTGGGCAGACATCTTCCGCTCGCTGAGCCTGTACAACGTGTACAGCGCCTGGTGGTTCATGCTGATCCTCGGTTTTCTCATCGTGTCGGTCTCGCTGTGCGTGATCCGCAACGCACCGAAAATGATCGCTGACATGAAGAGCTGGAAGGTCAAGGTCCGCGAAGGCAGCCTTCGCGCGTTTCATCACAAGGGCGAGTTCGCGGCGCACGGCACGCGTGCGCAGACCGCCGCACTGCTGACGAAGCTGTCGGGCAAACTCGGCTATAAATTCGTTACGCGCGAAACGGACGGCGCCACGCTGATCGCGGCGAAGCGCGGGGCGATGACCCGGATCGGCTACATCTTTGCGCACCTTGCGATTGTCGTGATCTGTCTCGGCGGTCTGCTTGACAGCAACCTGCCGATCAAGCTGCAGATGTGGCTCTTCGACAAGACGCCGATCCGCAGCAACACTGTCATCAACGACATCCCGCCTGAACACCGCATGTCGCAGTCGAATCCGACGTTCCGCGGCTACGCCTGGGTGCCGGAAGGGCAACACGTATCGACGGCGATCCTGAACCAGCAGGACGGCTCGCTGATTCAGGACCTGCCGTTCTCGATCGAACTGAACAAGTTCATCGTCGACTACTACTCGACCGGCATGCCGAAGCTCTTCGCGAGCGATATCGTCGTGATCGATCATAAGACCGGCGCGCGCATTCCCGCGCGCGTCGAGGTGAACAAGCCGTTCGAATACGACGGCGTGTCGATCTATCAGTCCAGCTTCCAGGACGGCGGCTCACAAATGCAGATGACGGCCTACCCGATGACGGGTAACACCGCGAAGACCGAGCCGTTCGGCGGCGCGATCGGCGGCACGGCTCCGCTCATCGCGTCGACGCCAGGCGCGGATGGACAGACGGTCGAGTTTACCGATTTCCGTGCGATCAACGTCGAAAATATCTCGAACGGCAGTGGCGCGAACGACGTGCGCGGCGTGGCCGCGCATCACTCGCTGAAGGAAGCGTTTGACGAGCGCCTCGGCTCCGGCGCGAAGTCATCGAAGCCGATGGATCTGCACAACGTCGGACCGTCGGTGCAGTATAAGGTGCGCGACAAGGACGGCCAGGCGCGCGAGTACAACAATTACATGCTGCCCGTCGATGTGAATGGCGAGCGCATGTTCCTCGCCGGCATGCGCACGAATCCGGACGATCCGTTCCGCTACCTCCGCATTCCCGCCGACGCCGGCGGCACCGTCAAGGAATGGATGAATCTGCGCGCGACGCTCGAAAACCCGACGATGCGCGCGCAAGCCGCACACCGCTTTGCACAGCGCTCGGTGCCGGGCTCGAATCAGGAGCTCCAACAGCATCTCGAAGAAAGCGCATCCCGCGTGCTGACCCTCTTTGCGGGCGCGGACGAAACTGAAGGCAAGGCTTCAAACCGGCAGATCGTTGGCGGATTCCAGGCGATTGCTGCGTTCATTGACCATTCGATACCGAAGGCCGAGCAGGAAAAGGCTGCAGGCCTGCTTCTGCGCATGCTGGAAGGCTCGATGTGGGATCTGTGGCAACTGTCCCGCGAACAGGCCGGTGAACCGGATGTGAAGCCGGATGCGGACGCCACCCGCTTCGTGCAAAGCTCGATCAATGCGCTATCTGACAGCTTTTTGTATGGATCGCCGGTCTACCTGCAGCTTGATTCCTTCAAGCAGATCCAGGCCTCGGTATTCCAGCTGACGCGCGCGCCCGGCAAAAAAGTCGTGTATCTTGGCAGCTTGCTCCTCGTGTTGGGCATCTTCTCGATGTTCTACGTGCGTGAAAGGCGCCTCTGGTTCTGGCTCAAAGATACTGAACACGGCGTGAACGTCGTGATGGCGATGTCGAGCGCGCGCAAGACACTCGATTTCGAGAGAGAATTTGCTCAGACACGCGACGCAGTCGGCGTCGTGCTGGGCGTCAACCCCACCGATGCATCCGCCGCCACCGCGCCTGAGGGTGCGCCGAAGTCGGCAGGCTCACACGATTCGACCCGGTAA
- a CDS encoding c-type cytochrome, protein MNRLFKSLMVLQVATGLSGLGWVAGARAADPAKPDVNRGQAIAAQVCASCHGADGNSAGGSYPKLAGQHPEYLVKQLMDFKTQPGAKQPARNNAIMAGMVAALSDQDMINVATYFAAQVPKPGYAHNKNTVPMGQRIYRGGIADKGVPACASCHGPTGQGIPSQYPRLSGQWSDYSVAQLTAFQQGPGARNNNEAMHTVSNRLSDSEIKAVADYIAGLH, encoded by the coding sequence ATGAATCGACTGTTCAAGTCTCTGATGGTGCTTCAGGTAGCGACAGGTCTTTCAGGTTTGGGTTGGGTAGCGGGGGCAAGAGCAGCAGATCCGGCAAAACCGGACGTGAATCGGGGGCAGGCAATTGCGGCGCAGGTTTGCGCGTCGTGTCACGGTGCGGACGGTAACAGTGCCGGTGGTTCGTATCCGAAGCTCGCGGGTCAACATCCCGAGTACCTCGTGAAGCAGCTCATGGATTTCAAGACTCAGCCCGGCGCAAAGCAGCCGGCGCGCAACAATGCGATCATGGCGGGCATGGTAGCCGCGCTATCCGATCAGGACATGATCAACGTGGCCACGTACTTCGCAGCACAGGTACCGAAACCCGGCTACGCACACAACAAGAATACGGTTCCGATGGGTCAGCGGATCTATCGCGGCGGTATTGCGGACAAGGGTGTGCCGGCGTGTGCGAGCTGTCATGGCCCGACGGGGCAGGGGATTCCGTCCCAGTACCCGCGTCTGTCGGGACAGTGGTCGGATTACTCGGTCGCGCAGCTGACTGCGTTCCAGCAGGGGCCCGGTGCTCGCAACAACAACGAAGCGATGCACACGGTCTCGAACCGCCTGTCGGATAGCGAGATCAAGGCAGTCGCTGATTACATCGCGGGCTTGCATTAG
- the yihA gene encoding ribosome biogenesis GTP-binding protein YihA/YsxC — MSFLLHQARFFTTVNHLRDLPATSQPEVAFAGRSNAGKSTAINLLCNQKRLAFASKTPGRTQHINYFSVGPAAEPVAHLVDLPGYGYAEVPGAAKTHWEALLSAYLQSRAQLRGMILMMDSRRPLTDLDRTMIEWFAPTGKPIHTLLTKCDKLTRQESVNALRSTQKGLAEYRAAGYQGELTVQLFSALKRIGLDEAHELIESWVAPTSADEAVAAE, encoded by the coding sequence ATGTCCTTCCTGCTCCACCAAGCCCGCTTCTTCACGACCGTCAATCATCTGCGTGATCTGCCGGCGACGTCTCAACCCGAGGTCGCCTTTGCCGGGCGCTCCAATGCCGGGAAGTCGACCGCCATCAACCTCCTGTGCAACCAGAAGCGCCTCGCCTTCGCCAGTAAAACGCCAGGGCGCACCCAGCACATCAACTATTTCTCAGTGGGGCCCGCGGCCGAGCCGGTCGCTCATCTGGTCGATCTGCCAGGCTATGGCTATGCGGAGGTTCCCGGCGCTGCGAAGACGCACTGGGAAGCGCTCCTGTCCGCTTATCTGCAATCGCGAGCCCAGTTGCGCGGCATGATTCTGATGATGGATTCGCGTCGCCCTCTGACCGACCTCGATCGAACGATGATCGAATGGTTTGCACCTACCGGCAAGCCGATCCATACCCTCTTGACGAAGTGCGACAAATTGACGCGCCAGGAAAGCGTGAATGCGCTGCGTTCGACACAAAAGGGGCTCGCCGAGTATCGCGCCGCCGGCTATCAAGGCGAGCTGACTGTACAGCTGTTTTCCGCCTTGAAACGCATTGGGCTGGACGAAGCGCACGAGCTGATCGAAAGCTGGGTGGCGCCCACGTCGGCCGACGAAGCCGTTGCGGCGGAATAA
- the hemB gene encoding porphobilinogen synthase → MSFYPHHRPRRMRRDDFSRRLMRESILTTNDLIYPVFVVEGTNVRQAVPSMPGVERVSVDLLIGVAEQCVELGVPVISLFPAIEPSLKTPDGREATNAAGLIPRAVRELKKHFPDLGVLTDVALDPYTSHGQDGVLDESGYVINDQSVEILVEQARAQAEAGVDIVAPSDMMDGRIGAIREMLESEDHIHTRIMAYSAKFASAFYGPFRDAVGSATNLGKSNKMTYQMDPSNSDEALREVRMDIEEGADMVMVKPGMPYLDIVRRVKDEFRFPTYVYQVSGEYAMLKAASQNGWLDHDKAMMESLLAFKRAGADGVLTYFALDAARILRSQK, encoded by the coding sequence ATGAGCTTCTATCCGCACCACCGTCCACGCCGCATGCGCCGTGACGATTTCTCGCGTCGCCTGATGCGCGAAAGCATTCTCACTACCAACGACCTGATCTATCCGGTGTTTGTCGTCGAAGGCACGAACGTGCGACAAGCTGTGCCTTCCATGCCGGGCGTCGAGCGCGTGTCGGTGGATCTGTTGATAGGCGTGGCCGAACAATGTGTCGAACTTGGCGTGCCGGTCATTTCGCTGTTCCCGGCCATCGAGCCATCGCTGAAGACGCCGGATGGGCGCGAAGCCACCAACGCGGCGGGCCTGATTCCGCGCGCGGTCCGTGAACTGAAAAAGCATTTCCCCGACCTTGGCGTGCTGACGGACGTGGCGTTGGACCCGTATACGAGCCACGGCCAGGATGGCGTACTCGACGAATCGGGCTACGTGATCAACGACCAGTCCGTCGAGATCCTGGTCGAGCAGGCGCGTGCGCAAGCTGAAGCGGGCGTTGATATCGTCGCTCCGTCGGACATGATGGACGGCCGGATCGGCGCGATTCGCGAGATGCTTGAAAGCGAAGATCACATTCACACGCGGATCATGGCTTATTCGGCCAAGTTTGCGTCTGCCTTTTACGGTCCGTTCCGTGACGCCGTCGGTTCAGCGACGAACCTCGGCAAGAGCAACAAGATGACGTATCAGATGGACCCGTCGAATTCCGACGAAGCCCTGCGCGAAGTGCGCATGGATATCGAGGAGGGCGCGGACATGGTGATGGTGAAGCCGGGTATGCCGTACCTCGACATCGTCCGCCGTGTGAAGGATGAGTTCCGTTTTCCGACCTACGTGTATCAGGTGAGCGGCGAATACGCGATGCTTAAGGCCGCATCGCAGAATGGCTGGCTCGATCACGACAAGGCGATGATGGAGTCGCTGCTGGCATTCAAGCGCGCAGGTGCCGATGGCGTGCTCACATACTTCGCGCTCGATGCAGCGAGGATCCTGCGCTCGCAGAAGTAA